One Stenotrophomonas oahuensis genomic region harbors:
- a CDS encoding alpha/beta fold hydrolase, which yields MVTPITTSTAFTDARVTAAHDSVLGVSQSGPGRRGTVLFAHGFGQTRHAWTATAQALVAAGYQTLAYDARGHGDSDWNADDLPYHGEQFADDLIVLAGEQPQPPILVAASMGGLFGLLAEARWPGLFSAMVLVDITPRWDTAGVERILAFMTAHPHGFESLAQAADVISAYMPHRPRKSESSLRALLREDGHGRWRWHWDPRLVAELARDSEQHQDALAEAARQVKCPVLLVSGGRSNLVTPQTVAEFLALVPHARHVQLPEATHMVAGDDNNAFTATVLDYLDVLPSASAVALSAATEHVTGARS from the coding sequence ATGGTAACGCCCATCACTACATCAACCGCCTTCACCGATGCGCGCGTCACCGCCGCGCACGACAGCGTGCTGGGGGTCAGCCAATCTGGGCCAGGCCGCCGCGGCACCGTGTTGTTCGCGCATGGTTTTGGCCAGACCCGGCATGCCTGGACGGCCACCGCGCAGGCACTGGTGGCTGCCGGCTATCAGACCCTGGCGTACGACGCGCGCGGTCATGGCGACTCGGATTGGAATGCCGACGACCTGCCCTATCACGGCGAACAGTTCGCTGATGATCTGATCGTGCTGGCCGGCGAACAGCCGCAGCCGCCGATCCTGGTCGCTGCCTCGATGGGCGGCCTGTTCGGCCTGCTGGCCGAGGCCCGCTGGCCGGGGTTGTTCTCGGCGATGGTGCTGGTGGACATCACGCCGCGCTGGGACACAGCTGGGGTGGAGCGCATTCTGGCCTTCATGACCGCGCATCCGCACGGATTCGAGTCGCTGGCCCAGGCTGCCGACGTGATCTCCGCCTACATGCCGCATCGCCCGCGCAAGTCCGAAAGCTCGCTGCGCGCCCTGCTGCGCGAAGACGGCCACGGCCGCTGGCGCTGGCATTGGGATCCGCGCCTGGTGGCCGAGCTGGCCCGCGACAGCGAACAGCACCAGGACGCGCTTGCCGAAGCGGCGCGTCAGGTGAAATGCCCGGTGCTGCTGGTCAGCGGCGGGCGCAGCAATCTGGTCACCCCGCAGACGGTGGCCGAATTCCTGGCCTTGGTGCCACATGCACGGCACGTGCAGCTGCCGGAGGCCACACACATGGTCGCCGGTGATGACAACAATGCCTTTACCGCCACTGTGTTGGACTATCTGGACGTGTTGCCCTCGGCCTCCGCCGTGGCACTGTCCGCCGCAACCGAGCACGTCACCGGAGCACGCTCATGA
- a CDS encoding TetR/AcrR family transcriptional regulator, with protein sequence MNEPEASAGEPRAGRNSRLSAEDWAQAALDLIAEQGVGAVAVEPLARRLGVTKGSFYWHFPSRDALLQAALERWELFEQEQVFGSLEDVPDPRARLRQLFQVVAHEVQPHIIYSELLKALDHPMVRPVIDRVSHRRLEYLVASFRQAGLSRTDAQHRARLAYAAYVGFLQLSLQLQQPKQAREDFEAYVEHVIETLIPIG encoded by the coding sequence ATGAATGAACCTGAAGCTTCCGCCGGCGAGCCCCGTGCCGGCCGCAACAGCCGCCTGAGTGCGGAGGACTGGGCCCAGGCGGCTCTGGATCTGATCGCTGAACAAGGCGTGGGCGCGGTGGCGGTGGAGCCGCTGGCCCGGCGTCTGGGGGTGACCAAGGGCAGTTTCTACTGGCATTTCCCGTCGCGCGATGCGCTGCTGCAGGCGGCGCTGGAGCGCTGGGAGCTGTTCGAGCAGGAACAGGTGTTCGGCAGCCTGGAAGACGTGCCTGATCCGCGTGCGCGTCTGCGCCAGCTGTTCCAGGTGGTCGCGCACGAAGTGCAGCCGCACATCATCTACAGCGAACTGCTCAAGGCGCTGGACCATCCGATGGTGCGCCCGGTGATCGACCGCGTTTCGCACCGCCGTCTTGAATACCTGGTGGCCTCGTTCCGTCAGGCGGGCTTGAGCCGTACCGATGCGCAGCACCGCGCGCGCCTGGCTTACGCGGCGTATGTCGGCTTCCTGCAACTGTCGCTGCAGTTGCAGCAGCCCAAGCAGGCGCGCGAAGACTTTGAAGCGTATGTGGAGCACGTGATCGAGACGTTGATTCCGATCGGTTGA
- a CDS encoding GMC family oxidoreductase, with protein MYDYIIVGAGSAGCVLANRLSQDPHCHVLLLEAGPADRNPFIHMPAGLARLVNNRRINWNLYTEPEPALDGRRLWWPRGKVLGGSSAINAMCYIRGVPADYDGWAAGGATDWSWGQVLPWFLHSEHNSRGASALHGVDGPLSVSDLRHHNPLSAAFVDAAEQAGHARNDDFNGATQLGAGMYQVTQRNGARCSSATAWLRPARTRPNLTVLTGAQVRAVSFQDSTATGVYYQHRGQHVHARSSAEVILSAGAIHSPHLLLLSGVGPEAALRTHGIRARVDLPGVGGNLQDHLDICTLVHTRPGVSYDRANQARIAFDYFLRGHRGAGTSNIAEAGAFARSPLASDARADVQFHFVPAMLDDHGRHRLPGDGYTLHACALHPRSRGRISLRDADPLSPPRIQANYLGDAEGHDLAMMRACARMSAQILEQSAFDPWRGAPIFPDVRNPENAALDAFIRAKAETIYHPVGTCAMGVHPDAVVDPRLRVHGLQRLRVVDASIMPTLTSGNTNAPTLMIAERAAHWIREDAGAS; from the coding sequence ATGTACGACTACATCATTGTCGGTGCCGGTTCGGCCGGTTGCGTGCTGGCCAACCGGCTCAGCCAAGACCCGCACTGTCACGTGCTGCTGCTCGAAGCCGGTCCCGCTGACCGCAATCCCTTCATCCACATGCCGGCCGGCCTGGCCCGGCTGGTCAACAACCGGCGCATCAACTGGAACCTGTACACCGAACCCGAGCCCGCGCTGGACGGACGCCGGCTGTGGTGGCCGCGCGGCAAGGTGCTGGGTGGCTCCAGCGCCATCAATGCCATGTGCTACATACGCGGCGTGCCGGCCGACTATGACGGCTGGGCCGCCGGCGGTGCCACTGACTGGAGCTGGGGCCAGGTGTTGCCGTGGTTCCTGCACAGCGAGCACAACAGCCGCGGAGCCAGCGCGCTGCACGGTGTGGATGGCCCCCTGTCGGTGTCGGACCTGCGCCACCACAACCCGCTGTCTGCGGCATTCGTGGACGCGGCCGAACAGGCCGGGCATGCACGCAATGATGATTTCAATGGTGCCACCCAACTGGGTGCCGGGATGTATCAGGTCACCCAGCGCAATGGCGCGCGCTGCTCCAGCGCGACAGCGTGGCTGCGGCCGGCGCGGACGCGGCCCAACCTCACCGTGCTGACCGGCGCACAGGTGCGCGCCGTCAGCTTCCAGGACAGCACCGCCACCGGCGTGTACTACCAGCATCGAGGCCAGCACGTACATGCACGGTCGAGCGCGGAGGTCATTCTCAGCGCCGGGGCGATCCACTCGCCCCACCTGCTGCTGCTCTCGGGCGTCGGACCCGAAGCTGCGTTACGTACGCATGGGATTCGCGCGCGCGTCGATCTGCCCGGTGTCGGCGGCAACCTGCAGGACCATCTCGACATCTGCACCCTGGTGCATACCCGCCCCGGAGTGAGCTACGACCGCGCCAACCAGGCCAGGATCGCCTTCGACTACTTCCTGCGCGGCCACCGCGGTGCCGGCACCAGCAACATCGCCGAGGCCGGTGCCTTCGCCCGTTCGCCCCTGGCCAGCGATGCGCGTGCCGACGTGCAGTTCCATTTCGTGCCGGCGATGCTGGACGACCATGGGCGGCACCGGCTGCCCGGGGACGGCTATACCCTGCATGCCTGCGCGCTGCACCCGCGCAGTCGGGGTCGGATCTCGCTTCGCGATGCCGATCCGCTGTCGCCTCCGCGGATCCAGGCCAACTATCTGGGCGATGCAGAAGGCCACGACCTGGCCATGATGCGCGCCTGCGCACGGATGTCAGCGCAGATTCTGGAGCAGTCCGCGTTCGACCCCTGGCGTGGCGCTCCGATCTTCCCGGACGTCCGCAACCCGGAAAACGCGGCGCTGGATGCGTTCATCCGTGCCAAGGCCGAAACCATCTACCACCCGGTTGGCACCTGCGCGATGGGCGTGCATCCCGATGCCGTGGTCGATCCCCGGCTGCGCGTGCACGGGCTGCAGCGCCTGCGCGTGGTGGATGCGTCGATCATGCCCACCCTGACCAGCGGCAATACCAACGCACCCACGCTGATGATTGCAGAGCGGGCGGCGCACTGGATCCGGGAGGATGCAGGAGCGAGCTGA
- a CDS encoding acyl-CoA dehydrogenase, which yields MSLVIPFLAILLAGAFVAYHRMRLITWTLLSLALLAACWFIPYVNQTATIVAAAVVAVIAVPLLLPFIRKPLLTGPMMKVFRKVLPPLSQTERIALETGSVGFEGELFTGDPDWNKLLNYPKPQLTAEEQAFLDGPVEELCKMVNDWEITHVHADLPPELWSYIKKNKFFGMIIPKEYGGLGFSALAHHKVIQKLASVSSVVSSTVGVPNSLGPGELLVHYGTQAQKDLYLPRLADGREVPCFGLTGPFAGSDATSIPDYGIVCKGEWNGEQVLGVKLTFDKRYITLAPVATLIGMAFRMYDPDGLIGTTRDIGITLGLLPRDTAGVEIGRRHFPLNSTFQNGPIRGKDIFIPLTQLIGGAEMAGKGWNMLNECLAVGRSITLPSTASGGAKAGAVVTGAYARIRKQFGLSVGRFEGVEEALARIGGKAYKISALSQATAAAVDRGDVPSVPSAIAKYHCTNMSREVISDVMDVIGGKGIILGPRNFAGRSWQAAPIAITVEGANIMTRSLLIFGQGAILCHPWVLQEMKAAQDPDTRAGLQAFDRSLFGHIRFGISNAVRSFWFGLTGARFGAAPGDAYTRRYFRKLDRYSANLALMADISMMTLGGKLKFKESLSGRLGDVLSHIYMTSAMLKRYHDEGAPTADQPLLAWAFHDSVHKIEESLSAALRNFPIRPIGWLMWALIFPFGRRAEAPGDRLSRRVAALLMAPGEARDRLANGVFLTPCENNPGGRINSYLAKAIMAEPVERKFLKALKTKGIEALDFASQLDEAVAEGVISQDERTLLEELRTLTLDTITVDDFDPHELRSATYYDRQGKDPQSQAA from the coding sequence ATGAGCCTTGTCATTCCCTTCCTTGCCATCCTGCTGGCAGGCGCGTTCGTCGCCTACCACCGGATGCGCCTGATCACCTGGACGCTGCTCAGCCTTGCGCTGCTGGCGGCGTGCTGGTTCATTCCCTACGTCAACCAGACCGCGACCATCGTTGCGGCCGCGGTCGTGGCGGTCATTGCCGTGCCGCTGCTGCTGCCGTTCATCCGCAAGCCGCTGTTGACCGGCCCGATGATGAAGGTGTTCCGCAAGGTGCTGCCGCCCCTGTCGCAGACCGAGCGCATCGCGCTGGAAACCGGTTCGGTCGGTTTCGAGGGCGAGCTGTTCACCGGCGACCCGGACTGGAACAAGCTGCTCAATTACCCAAAGCCGCAGCTCACCGCTGAAGAACAGGCCTTCCTGGATGGCCCGGTCGAAGAGCTGTGCAAGATGGTCAACGACTGGGAAATCACCCACGTCCACGCCGACCTGCCGCCGGAGCTGTGGAGCTACATCAAGAAGAACAAGTTCTTCGGCATGATCATTCCGAAGGAATACGGCGGCCTGGGCTTCAGCGCGCTGGCTCACCACAAGGTGATCCAGAAGCTGGCGTCGGTGTCGAGCGTGGTCAGCTCCACCGTCGGCGTGCCGAACTCGCTGGGCCCGGGTGAACTGCTGGTGCATTACGGCACCCAGGCGCAGAAGGACCTGTACCTGCCGCGTCTGGCCGATGGCCGCGAAGTGCCCTGCTTCGGCCTGACCGGCCCGTTTGCCGGTTCCGACGCCACCTCGATCCCCGACTACGGCATCGTCTGCAAGGGCGAGTGGAACGGCGAGCAGGTGCTGGGCGTCAAGCTCACCTTCGACAAGCGTTACATCACCCTGGCCCCGGTCGCGACGCTGATCGGCATGGCCTTCCGCATGTACGACCCGGACGGCCTGATCGGCACCACCCGCGACATCGGCATCACCCTGGGCCTGCTGCCGCGTGACACCGCCGGCGTGGAAATCGGCCGTCGCCATTTCCCGCTGAACTCGACCTTCCAGAACGGTCCGATCCGCGGCAAGGACATCTTCATTCCGCTGACCCAGCTGATCGGTGGCGCGGAGATGGCCGGCAAGGGCTGGAACATGCTCAACGAGTGCCTGGCCGTGGGCCGTTCGATCACCCTGCCCTCCACCGCCAGCGGCGGTGCCAAGGCCGGCGCAGTGGTCACCGGTGCCTACGCGCGCATCCGCAAGCAGTTCGGCCTGTCGGTCGGCCGCTTCGAGGGCGTAGAAGAAGCGCTGGCCCGCATTGGCGGCAAGGCGTACAAGATCAGCGCGCTGTCGCAGGCCACCGCCGCTGCGGTGGACCGTGGCGACGTGCCGTCGGTGCCGTCGGCGATTGCCAAGTACCACTGCACCAACATGAGCCGTGAAGTGATCTCGGACGTGATGGACGTGATCGGCGGCAAGGGCATCATCCTGGGGCCGCGCAATTTCGCCGGCCGCAGCTGGCAGGCGGCCCCGATCGCGATCACCGTGGAAGGTGCCAACATCATGACCCGCAGCCTGCTGATCTTCGGCCAGGGTGCGATCCTCTGCCACCCGTGGGTGCTGCAGGAAATGAAGGCGGCGCAGGACCCGGACACCCGTGCCGGTCTGCAGGCCTTCGACCGCAGCCTGTTCGGCCACATCCGCTTCGGCATCTCCAACGCGGTGCGTTCGTTCTGGTTCGGCCTGACCGGCGCGCGCTTCGGTGCAGCTCCGGGTGACGCGTACACCCGCCGTTATTTCCGCAAGCTGGACCGTTACTCGGCCAACCTGGCGCTGATGGCGGACATCTCGATGATGACGCTGGGCGGCAAGCTGAAGTTCAAGGAATCGCTGTCAGGTCGCCTGGGCGATGTGCTGAGCCACATCTACATGACCAGCGCGATGCTCAAGCGTTATCACGACGAAGGCGCGCCGACGGCCGACCAGCCGCTGCTGGCCTGGGCGTTCCATGACAGCGTGCACAAGATCGAAGAGTCGCTGTCGGCGGCGCTGCGCAACTTCCCGATCCGTCCTATCGGCTGGCTTATGTGGGCGCTGATCTTCCCGTTCGGCCGTCGCGCCGAAGCCCCGGGCGACCGCCTGAGCCGTCGGGTCGCCGCACTGCTGATGGCCCCGGGCGAAGCCCGCGACCGTCTGGCCAATGGCGTGTTCCTGACCCCGTGCGAAAACAACCCGGGTGGCCGCATCAACAGCTACCTGGCCAAGGCGATCATGGCCGAGCCGGTGGAACGCAAGTTCCTGAAGGCACTGAAGACCAAGGGCATCGAAGCCCTGGACTTCGCCTCGCAGCTGGACGAAGCCGTTGCCGAAGGCGTGATCAGCCAGGACGAGCGCACGCTGCTGGAAGAGCTGCGCACGCTGACCCTGGACACGATCACCGTGGACGACTTCGATCCGCACGAACTGCGTTCGGCCACCTACTACGACCGCCAGGGCAAGGACCCGCAGTCGCAGGCGGCGTGA
- a CDS encoding DUF1304 domain-containing protein, translated as MYWTALILTLVVALLHVYFLVLEMFLWTKPLGLKTFRNTPEKAELTRVLAANQGLYNGFLAAGLFWGLFDHLPMLVNFMLGCVIVAGLYGACSVNKRIFFIQSVPAILAAIAWWFVPA; from the coding sequence ATGTACTGGACCGCGCTGATCCTGACCCTGGTGGTCGCCCTGCTGCACGTGTACTTTCTGGTGCTGGAGATGTTCCTCTGGACCAAACCGCTGGGCCTGAAGACCTTCCGCAACACGCCGGAGAAGGCTGAGCTCACCCGTGTGCTTGCGGCCAACCAGGGCCTTTACAACGGCTTCCTCGCCGCCGGTCTGTTCTGGGGCCTGTTCGACCACCTGCCGATGCTGGTCAACTTCATGCTCGGCTGCGTGATCGTGGCTGGCCTGTACGGCGCGTGCAGCGTCAACAAGCGCATCTTCTTCATCCAGTCCGTGCCGGCCATCCTCGCTGCTATTGCCTGGTGGTTCGTCCCGGCGTGA
- a CDS encoding TonB-dependent receptor: MNFKSNKLRDAVLAALVVGAGMGAAQAQEAAETTNLDRISVTGSRIKSTDIETSQPVLSLTRADIDKQGVTSVADILQRVAANGAALNRTFNNGGDGSSGISLRNLGSQRTLVLVNGRRWTTGLDGSVDLNTIPVAMIERIDVLKDGASTIYGSDAIAGVVNIVTKRDFDGAEANFYKGQYSQGDGEREAYDFTLGTTTDRASIMIGAAYVKEQEVMAGDRKISAGGPPFFSGQSGTGIPGSYLLGGRRYVNIDGVQTPFVSSVHGYNTAPDNYLLTPQERTSLFASGSYNVTDNITFRTEAMYNERKSEQLLAAMPVTNMTLSAASMYNPYGVNLTGVNRRFNETGGRSFNQNVKNWHFYGGFEGFFEFADRTFDWDVGYRYDKTDQNDLTYGLLNLGRLNEAYGPSGIDPVTGAAVCFDASGAIIPGCAPINPIGGLGSISQAALDYTTFTAHDSNTQVSKGYYANISGTIVELPAGPLGVAAGYEYRKESGQFDPDAFIAAGLSTGNGASPTAGSYDLDEFYLEFAIPVLADLPGAKLLDFSVATRYSKYSNFGNTTNNKFGFRWKPIDDLMIRGNYSEGFRAPSINDLFRGDADSFETYADPCAVPNGLRDIPSVAARCAAEGVPIGFVQPNTDGEAGSIQTVEPFTWQANQDLKPETSTSKTLGLVFSPSFAPGLNVTLDWWQIEIEDAITRPAIGDILDRCYQGTAQQQAIYCGLITRDPNYGADEENYTIVNVNMPLQNLSSYKVEGWDLGLMYRLPETSFGQFSINWDSTYLSKWETKPTADAQAEGLQGDYLNQDPYWRIRSNLYVDWSFQDFGVNYGLRYKSGMTEECNLSGALATAYCSDPEGGTNHIGATTYHDIQFRYNTPWNGTVMLGVNNLWDKQPPTSYVVAYNMFDPQYDLPGRYYYMQYKQKF, from the coding sequence ATGAACTTTAAGTCCAACAAGCTGCGTGATGCAGTGCTGGCGGCTCTGGTCGTCGGCGCGGGCATGGGCGCCGCCCAGGCTCAGGAAGCCGCCGAGACGACCAACCTGGATCGCATCTCGGTTACCGGTTCGCGCATCAAGAGCACCGACATCGAAACCTCGCAGCCGGTGCTGAGCCTGACCCGCGCGGACATCGACAAGCAGGGCGTGACCTCGGTCGCCGACATCCTGCAGCGCGTCGCCGCCAACGGTGCCGCCCTGAACCGTACCTTCAACAACGGCGGTGACGGCTCCTCCGGCATCAGCCTGCGCAACCTGGGTTCCCAGCGTACCCTGGTGCTGGTCAACGGCCGTCGTTGGACCACCGGTCTGGACGGCAGCGTCGACCTGAACACCATTCCGGTCGCCATGATCGAGCGCATCGACGTCCTGAAGGACGGCGCATCGACCATCTATGGTTCGGACGCCATCGCCGGCGTGGTCAACATCGTCACCAAGCGCGACTTCGACGGTGCTGAAGCCAACTTCTACAAGGGCCAGTACAGCCAGGGCGACGGCGAGCGCGAAGCCTATGACTTCACCCTGGGCACCACCACCGACCGCGCTTCGATCATGATCGGCGCTGCGTACGTGAAGGAACAGGAAGTCATGGCCGGCGATCGCAAGATCTCCGCCGGTGGCCCGCCGTTCTTCAGCGGCCAGAGCGGCACCGGTATTCCGGGTTCCTACCTGCTCGGCGGCCGTCGCTACGTCAACATCGACGGCGTGCAGACCCCGTTCGTCAGCAGCGTCCACGGTTACAACACCGCGCCAGACAACTACCTGCTGACCCCGCAGGAGCGCACCTCGCTGTTCGCATCGGGCTCGTACAACGTCACCGACAACATCACCTTCCGCACGGAAGCGATGTACAACGAGCGCAAGTCCGAGCAGTTGCTGGCTGCCATGCCGGTCACCAACATGACCCTCAGCGCCGCCAGCATGTACAACCCTTACGGCGTCAACCTGACCGGCGTGAACCGTCGCTTCAATGAAACCGGCGGCCGTTCGTTCAACCAGAACGTCAAGAACTGGCACTTCTACGGCGGCTTCGAAGGCTTCTTCGAGTTCGCTGACCGTACCTTCGACTGGGACGTCGGCTACCGCTACGACAAGACCGACCAGAACGACCTGACCTACGGCCTGCTGAACCTGGGTCGCCTGAACGAGGCCTACGGTCCGTCGGGTATCGACCCGGTGACCGGCGCTGCCGTGTGCTTCGATGCTTCCGGCGCGATCATTCCGGGCTGTGCACCGATCAATCCGATTGGCGGCCTGGGCTCGATCTCGCAGGCGGCACTGGACTACACCACCTTCACCGCGCACGACTCCAACACCCAGGTCTCGAAGGGCTACTACGCCAACATCTCCGGGACCATCGTCGAGCTGCCGGCCGGTCCGCTGGGCGTCGCTGCCGGTTACGAATACCGCAAGGAAAGCGGCCAGTTCGATCCGGACGCCTTCATCGCCGCCGGCCTGAGCACCGGTAACGGTGCCAGCCCGACCGCCGGTTCGTACGACCTGGACGAGTTCTACCTGGAATTCGCAATCCCGGTGCTGGCTGACCTGCCGGGTGCCAAGCTGCTCGACTTCAGCGTGGCCACCCGCTACTCGAAGTACAGCAACTTCGGCAACACCACCAACAACAAGTTCGGGTTCCGCTGGAAGCCGATCGATGACCTGATGATCCGCGGTAACTACTCGGAAGGCTTCCGCGCGCCGAGCATCAACGACCTGTTCCGCGGTGATGCAGATTCGTTCGAAACCTACGCCGATCCGTGTGCGGTTCCCAATGGCCTGCGCGACATCCCGTCGGTGGCTGCCCGCTGTGCGGCGGAAGGCGTGCCGATCGGCTTCGTGCAGCCGAACACCGATGGTGAAGCTGGTTCCATCCAGACCGTCGAGCCGTTCACCTGGCAGGCCAACCAGGACCTGAAGCCGGAAACCTCGACCAGCAAGACGCTGGGCCTGGTGTTCAGCCCGAGCTTCGCCCCGGGCCTGAACGTCACCCTGGACTGGTGGCAGATCGAAATCGAAGACGCGATCACCCGTCCGGCGATCGGTGACATCCTGGACCGTTGCTACCAGGGCACCGCGCAGCAGCAGGCGATCTACTGCGGCCTGATCACGCGTGATCCGAACTACGGTGCTGACGAAGAAAACTACACCATCGTCAACGTCAACATGCCGCTGCAGAACCTGTCCTCCTACAAGGTGGAAGGCTGGGATCTGGGCCTGATGTACCGCCTGCCGGAAACCTCGTTCGGTCAGTTCTCGATCAACTGGGACAGCACCTACCTGAGCAAGTGGGAAACCAAGCCGACGGCCGACGCACAGGCGGAAGGCCTGCAGGGTGACTACCTGAACCAGGATCCGTACTGGCGCATCCGTTCGAACCTGTACGTCGACTGGTCCTTCCAGGACTTCGGCGTCAACTACGGTCTGCGTTACAAGTCGGGCATGACCGAAGAGTGCAACCTGAGCGGTGCACTGGCGACGGCCTACTGCTCCGATCCGGAAGGCGGCACGAACCACATCGGTGCCACCACCTACCACGACATCCAGTTCCGCTACAACACTCCGTGGAACGGTACCGTCATGCTGGGCGTGAACAACCTGTGGGACAAGCAGCCGCCGACCTCGTACGTCGTGGCTTACAACATGTTCGACCCGCAGTACGACCTGCCGGGCCGTTACTACTACATGCAGTACAAGCAGAAGTTCTGA
- a CDS encoding NTP/NDP exchange transporter — protein MSTPQFQGGGRPSLRQALRQSPPLLWAGLYFFCLLSGYYVLRPVREAMAASSDLQTVFPPSLIAWFAGHGIALQDFVLQFLFTCVFLIMLVLQPLYGALVSRYPRRVFLPVVYGFFIVTLLGFYLLFNSNVPGRGMAFFFWVMVFNLFAVAVFWSFMADVFSNAQARAYYGYIGAAGTIGAFLGPILTASLVQRVGIANLMLVSAGFLCVCLVCIWRLRLWAVAREQQAQLVSGETPMGGSVLDGLKLIAREPLLRWLAAMVVFGVGVGTLLYNEQASIVRRLYTDPAASTAFFSRVDLAVNALTLVLQLGLTRWLLSRFGIAPALLIPGFAIIAGFSVLAASPLPVMVAIVQVTTRASEFALGKPARETIYTRVDRQWRYKAGAAIDTVVYRGADLSFTWLHKGLSLFGSSVVFIGGVAAAVIMTASAFGVLREEKKLPVERSE, from the coding sequence ATGAGCACTCCGCAATTCCAGGGGGGCGGACGCCCCAGCCTGCGTCAGGCCTTGCGCCAGTCGCCACCGCTGTTGTGGGCGGGGCTGTACTTCTTCTGCCTGCTCAGCGGCTACTACGTGCTGCGCCCGGTGCGCGAAGCGATGGCCGCCTCGTCCGATCTGCAGACAGTGTTCCCGCCGTCACTTATCGCCTGGTTCGCGGGCCACGGGATCGCGCTGCAGGACTTCGTGCTGCAGTTCCTGTTCACCTGCGTGTTCCTGATCATGCTGGTGCTGCAGCCACTGTATGGGGCACTGGTGAGCCGCTATCCACGCCGCGTGTTCCTGCCAGTGGTGTATGGCTTCTTCATCGTCACCCTGCTGGGCTTCTACCTGCTGTTCAACAGCAACGTGCCGGGTCGTGGCATGGCGTTCTTTTTCTGGGTGATGGTGTTCAACCTGTTCGCGGTGGCAGTGTTCTGGAGCTTCATGGCGGACGTGTTCTCCAACGCGCAGGCGCGGGCGTACTACGGCTACATCGGCGCGGCGGGCACGATTGGCGCCTTCCTGGGGCCGATCCTGACCGCCTCGCTGGTGCAGCGGGTGGGCATCGCCAACCTGATGCTGGTGTCGGCCGGCTTCCTGTGCGTGTGCCTGGTCTGCATCTGGCGGCTGCGCCTGTGGGCCGTTGCGCGCGAGCAGCAGGCGCAGCTGGTGTCCGGCGAGACCCCGATGGGCGGCAGCGTGCTGGACGGGCTGAAGCTGATCGCGCGCGAACCGTTGCTGCGCTGGTTGGCGGCGATGGTGGTGTTCGGGGTGGGCGTGGGCACGCTGCTGTACAACGAGCAGGCATCCATCGTGCGCCGCCTGTACACCGACCCGGCGGCAAGCACGGCGTTCTTCTCGCGCGTGGACCTGGCCGTCAACGCGCTCACTCTGGTGCTGCAGCTCGGACTGACCCGCTGGCTGCTGTCGCGCTTCGGCATCGCGCCGGCGCTGCTGATCCCGGGCTTCGCGATCATTGCCGGCTTCTCTGTGCTGGCCGCGTCGCCGCTGCCGGTGATGGTGGCGATCGTGCAGGTAACGACGCGCGCCAGCGAGTTCGCTCTCGGCAAGCCAGCACGCGAGACGATCTACACCCGGGTCGACCGCCAGTGGCGCTACAAGGCCGGCGCGGCCATCGACACGGTCGTTTACCGGGGCGCGGACCTGAGCTTCACCTGGCTGCACAAGGGGCTGTCGCTGTTTGGTTCGTCGGTGGTGTTCATCGGTGGCGTCGCCGCGGCGGTGATCATGACCGCGTCGGCATTTGGCGTGCTGCGTGAAGAAAAGAAGCTGCCGGTGGAGCGGTCGGAGTAA